A stretch of the Ammoniphilus sp. CFH 90114 genome encodes the following:
- a CDS encoding DUF2621 family protein — protein sequence MEWQEDAKELLDELLKPIPVFVRPMAKKGIEKKILEAAEGQVTKDAVIQGYLVASPGDMQERAIKLLQAKGIDLTPYKELLEKLK from the coding sequence ATGGAATGGCAAGAAGACGCAAAAGAATTATTAGATGAGTTATTAAAACCTATCCCCGTATTTGTACGACCTATGGCAAAGAAAGGGATAGAAAAGAAAATATTAGAAGCGGCAGAAGGACAAGTGACTAAGGACGCTGTCATTCAAGGTTATCTCGTTGCTTCTCCTGGAGATATGCAAGAGAGAGCCATTAAACTGCTCCAAGCTAAGGGAATCGACCTTACACCTTATAAGGAGTTGCTGGAGAAATTAAAGTAA
- the coaA gene encoding type I pantothenate kinase — MYEKPSDDENYSPYITFNRNEWASLRDSIPLPLTQEELEALKGLNEKVSLDEVSEIYLPLSRLLNLYVATTQELHLAANTFLNSTTEKVPYIIGIAGSVAVGKSTSARILQALLSRWPNHPKVELVTTDGFLYPNRILEERGLMKRKGFPESYDIRRLIRFMADIKSGRPEVTVPTYSHLYYDILPEEVKVMEKPDIVIVEGINVLQMPNTRNQRKIPRVFVSDFFDFSIYVDALVEDIYKWYVERFQLLRDTAFQNPASYFHRYSQLTDEEAIETAKKIWLEINEVNLQQNILPTRERAHLILEKGANHSINKVKLRKL; from the coding sequence ATGTATGAAAAACCGTCTGACGATGAGAATTATTCACCTTATATAACATTTAATCGTAATGAGTGGGCAAGTTTAAGGGATTCTATTCCGCTCCCCCTAACTCAGGAAGAATTAGAAGCCTTAAAAGGCTTAAATGAAAAAGTGTCCCTTGACGAAGTATCCGAAATCTATCTACCCCTATCTCGTTTACTTAATCTTTATGTGGCTACCACACAGGAGCTTCATCTAGCAGCAAATACGTTCTTGAATAGTACAACAGAAAAGGTCCCTTATATTATTGGAATAGCAGGAAGTGTGGCCGTTGGAAAAAGTACTTCGGCAAGGATTTTACAAGCTTTACTTTCACGCTGGCCGAACCACCCTAAGGTGGAATTAGTGACAACGGACGGATTTCTCTATCCCAATCGGATTCTAGAAGAACGCGGGCTGATGAAGCGTAAGGGATTTCCGGAGAGCTACGATATCCGAAGACTGATACGTTTTATGGCTGATATTAAGTCGGGTAGACCAGAAGTTACTGTACCTACATACTCACATTTATATTATGATATTTTGCCTGAAGAGGTAAAGGTTATGGAGAAACCCGACATTGTCATTGTGGAGGGAATTAATGTCTTACAAATGCCTAACACCCGTAACCAGCGAAAGATTCCAAGGGTATTCGTGTCAGATTTCTTTGATTTTTCGATTTACGTTGACGCTTTAGTAGAGGACATCTATAAATGGTATGTCGAGCGTTTTCAGTTGCTGCGAGATACAGCATTCCAAAACCCAGCATCCTATTTCCACCGCTATAGTCAATTGACAGATGAAGAAGCCATCGAAACAGCCAAAAAGATTTGGTTAGAAATAAATGAGGTTAATCTACAACAGAATATCTTGCCCACACGTGAACGTGCACATTTAATCTTGGAAAAGGGAGCCAATCATTCCATCAACAAGGTGAAACTGCGCAAACTATAA
- a CDS encoding DegV family protein: MLKKKIAWITDSTAYITKELKDHPDVYIVPLSISFGDQTYEDGVDLTANELYEKIRNSKQIPKTSQPSPGRFMELYEKLEEEYETGIAVHISSQLSGTLQGSVHGARMADFPLEGVDSKSMSYPITTLLYKGMELEKEGLDVKEISTRLRDEADKSQNYILIGNLDQFYKGGRMSGAQYLLGNLLQIKPIIRINPRGEFEMVEKVRSEKKAIRRILDLFDEAYQKNRITGIQIMHGNVPAKAEEWRKELQALYPDLEIFVGEVSSTIGVHAGEGTVALTWTNQSK, from the coding sequence TTGTTAAAGAAAAAAATCGCCTGGATAACAGACAGCACAGCCTATATCACAAAAGAACTTAAGGACCATCCTGACGTCTATATCGTGCCATTATCTATTTCATTTGGGGACCAAACGTATGAAGATGGAGTCGATCTTACAGCCAATGAACTATACGAGAAAATTCGAAATTCTAAGCAAATCCCCAAAACATCCCAACCATCACCCGGTAGGTTCATGGAGCTCTACGAGAAGTTAGAGGAAGAATATGAAACAGGAATTGCCGTTCATATTTCTAGCCAACTGAGTGGAACGCTTCAGGGGAGTGTCCATGGAGCTCGAATGGCGGACTTTCCTCTCGAAGGAGTGGACTCGAAGTCTATGTCCTATCCTATAACAACACTTCTGTATAAAGGGATGGAACTTGAAAAGGAAGGCCTTGATGTTAAAGAAATTTCTACTCGCCTTCGCGACGAGGCCGACAAAAGTCAAAACTACATACTCATTGGTAACTTAGATCAATTTTATAAAGGGGGAAGAATGTCCGGAGCGCAGTATCTTCTCGGCAATTTACTACAAATAAAACCAATCATTCGAATTAATCCCCGAGGAGAATTCGAGATGGTAGAGAAAGTCCGCTCAGAAAAGAAAGCCATTCGCAGAATTCTTGACCTCTTTGATGAAGCCTATCAGAAGAATAGGATAACAGGCATACAGATTATGCATGGCAATGTTCCAGCCAAGGCAGAAGAGTGGAGAAAAGAACTTCAAGCCCTATATCCCGATTTAGAAATTTTCGTAGGCGAAGTAAGCTCTACCATTGGCGTACACGCTGGGGAAGGAACGGTCGCCCTCACATGGACCAACCAGTCAAAATGA
- a CDS encoding hemerythrin domain-containing protein: MNHSFCSGFAERDFISLCPALDHLYKEHTPLRKQMEEFNTLAKDLQRIEEGSTRAEMWRELIRKVEAFEKDLTPHSEIEEGALFPLLAHYIGRETGPIAVMEYEHDQAKGYLKAFLEEASKSVDDMKRNELASYAIQTYIILSDHFSKEENILFPMAEKFLTDLEKDKLYQLMIQR; the protein is encoded by the coding sequence ATGAATCATTCTTTTTGTAGCGGTTTTGCAGAGAGAGACTTTATCAGCCTATGTCCTGCGTTAGATCATCTCTATAAGGAGCACACACCATTACGTAAACAGATGGAAGAGTTCAATACCCTTGCTAAAGACTTGCAGAGGATAGAGGAAGGTTCAACTAGGGCAGAGATGTGGAGAGAGCTTATACGAAAAGTTGAAGCGTTTGAGAAGGATCTTACCCCTCACTCAGAAATCGAAGAAGGAGCCTTATTCCCTCTGTTAGCTCACTATATTGGACGGGAGACCGGACCTATTGCCGTAATGGAATATGAGCATGACCAGGCCAAGGGATACCTTAAAGCTTTCTTAGAAGAGGCCTCCAAATCAGTAGATGACATGAAAAGGAATGAATTAGCCTCTTATGCTATCCAAACTTATATTATTTTAAGTGATCATTTTAGTAAGGAAGAAAACATCTTGTTTCCTATGGCGGAGAAGTTTTTGACTGATCTAGAGAAGGACAAGCTTTATCAGCTTATGATTCAAAGATAA
- the thiT gene encoding energy-coupled thiamine transporter ThiT, producing the protein MQRNQTNIMVETALMTALAYVLSLIQFGGLWAQGGSISLVMIPIVILAFRRGVKAGITAGLLVGVLKAMLGGTIVHPVQLVLDYPVAYAAIGLAGLFSLENQQRGGRITRAILGITIAALARFVSHVGSGVVWFGSYAPEGMPVLQYSIWYNLSYLLPEVIINSIILIFLISNRYSLLAPK; encoded by the coding sequence ATGCAAAGAAATCAGACAAATATTATGGTTGAAACCGCATTAATGACGGCGTTGGCTTATGTATTAAGTTTGATTCAATTTGGCGGGTTGTGGGCACAAGGTGGCTCTATATCCTTAGTCATGATCCCCATTGTTATTTTGGCTTTCCGTAGAGGGGTAAAGGCGGGGATCACCGCAGGATTGCTAGTCGGTGTGTTAAAAGCGATGCTTGGTGGCACCATTGTTCACCCTGTACAACTAGTATTGGATTACCCTGTAGCTTATGCAGCTATTGGTTTAGCTGGTCTATTTAGCTTAGAGAACCAACAACGGGGAGGAAGAATAACAAGGGCGATACTAGGCATTACGATTGCTGCCTTAGCTCGGTTTGTCTCTCACGTGGGATCTGGAGTCGTTTGGTTTGGAAGCTATGCACCAGAAGGGATGCCTGTATTGCAGTACTCGATATGGTACAACTTATCTTATCTTCTACCTGAAGTCATTATTAACAGTATTATTCTTATTTTCTTAATTTCCAACCGTTATTCCTTATTAGCACCAAAATAA
- a CDS encoding FAD-binding oxidoreductase: MELQHGLDLKNGPLSWLDTLPSPPTYPQLEEDIVCDVLVIGGGEAGSLCAYHLAEQQVDTVIVDRRRFGFGSTSANTGLLQFANDKELTACINTFGEEKGVRFYKLCQNAVSEIGKLCNKLKIFPDYVSRDSLYYATSIEDVPSLQKEYLTLKKHGFPVRYMKEEEIREKYSFSKPAAIFATGDADINPYKFANSLIYSAVDFGLRAYQETEIVSRETEKDHVVLYTKNRKRIKARKVIFATGYETQIQLQNNANAVLSSSYAIVTQPIEEFTGWPDRCLIWETARPYLYIRTSVDNRIIAGGFDEPMVQAEQRDARLIHKRDLLVQAVQELFPSIPNLRADYYWSATFGGTHDGYPLIGEQPEYPHCYFALGYGGNGTVYSMIAAQIITSLITQGTHQDADLFRFNRAPYQTSNR; encoded by the coding sequence ATGGAACTGCAACATGGATTAGATTTGAAAAACGGACCATTGTCATGGCTAGACACACTTCCATCTCCCCCTACTTATCCTCAATTAGAAGAGGATATTGTGTGCGATGTGCTAGTGATCGGTGGTGGCGAGGCGGGTTCTCTATGTGCTTATCATCTAGCAGAGCAACAGGTGGATACCGTTATTGTTGACAGGAGAAGGTTTGGTTTCGGCAGTACAAGCGCGAACACGGGGTTACTCCAATTCGCGAACGATAAGGAGTTAACGGCTTGTATTAACACCTTTGGTGAAGAGAAAGGGGTTCGCTTTTATAAACTTTGTCAAAATGCGGTTTCTGAAATAGGAAAGCTTTGTAACAAGCTAAAAATTTTTCCAGATTATGTTTCAAGGGACAGTCTTTATTACGCTACTTCTATTGAAGATGTTCCTTCCCTACAGAAGGAATATCTCACCTTGAAGAAGCATGGGTTTCCGGTTCGATATATGAAGGAGGAGGAAATTCGCGAGAAATATTCTTTTTCCAAACCGGCGGCCATATTTGCTACGGGGGATGCCGATATTAACCCTTATAAGTTTGCAAACTCCTTAATCTACAGCGCAGTTGATTTTGGCCTACGTGCTTACCAAGAAACGGAAATCGTGAGTCGTGAAACAGAAAAGGATCATGTTGTTCTGTATACAAAAAATAGGAAAAGAATCAAGGCGAGGAAGGTCATTTTCGCAACGGGTTACGAGACACAGATTCAATTACAGAATAATGCGAATGCAGTACTCTCAAGTTCCTATGCTATCGTAACCCAGCCCATTGAGGAATTTACGGGATGGCCTGATCGTTGCTTGATATGGGAAACAGCGAGACCTTATCTGTATATCCGCACCTCCGTGGACAACCGTATTATCGCTGGCGGATTTGATGAGCCAATGGTCCAAGCGGAGCAGCGAGACGCCCGGTTAATACATAAAAGAGATCTCCTTGTACAAGCGGTGCAAGAATTGTTCCCCTCTATCCCCAATCTCCGTGCAGATTATTATTGGTCTGCTACATTTGGGGGGACGCATGATGGATACCCTCTTATTGGTGAACAACCTGAATATCCGCATTGCTATTTCGCTCTGGGGTATGGAGGAAATGGAACGGTTTACAGCATGATTGCTGCCCAAATAATCACGAGCCTCATTACGCAAGGCACTCATCAGGATGCTGATCTATTTCGCTTTAATCGAGCCCCTTACCAAACAAGTAACAGATAA
- a CDS encoding isopenicillin N synthase family oxygenase, with protein MSRPLIRTLNLKDYTYGNAAQRAQFAEEFAAGLKEIGFIILEGHGVDPKLIDKNYELWERFYNLDNVVKKQYEGVQGGQRGYTGFGKEHAKNRKVGDLKEFWHVGQELPVGHPLTSEYPANVWPEELPELRKYALNFYRELERVARNMLEALALHFDLRSGFFSDMINDGNSVLRTIHYPPLDEFAHPDAIRAAEHEDINLITLLVESTASGLELLTRDGDWMPVIAEKGQIIVDAGDMLSRITNEVIPSTTHRVVNPKGENTSRYSMPFFVHPYSNYLLETIPSCVSVDNPEKYPPITAGGFLYQRLVEIGLIKE; from the coding sequence ATGTCTAGACCATTAATCCGCACACTAAATTTAAAAGACTACACGTATGGTAATGCTGCTCAGCGTGCACAATTCGCAGAAGAATTTGCTGCAGGTCTTAAGGAGATTGGCTTTATTATCCTCGAAGGTCACGGTGTAGATCCAAAGCTTATTGATAAGAATTATGAATTGTGGGAAAGATTCTATAACCTAGATAACGTTGTTAAGAAGCAATACGAAGGGGTTCAAGGAGGCCAACGGGGCTATACAGGATTTGGGAAGGAACATGCAAAAAATCGTAAAGTTGGCGACTTGAAGGAATTTTGGCATGTGGGTCAAGAATTGCCCGTGGGTCACCCCCTTACTTCTGAATATCCTGCGAATGTTTGGCCGGAAGAACTTCCTGAACTTCGTAAATACGCATTGAATTTTTACAGAGAATTAGAGCGAGTGGCTCGCAATATGCTTGAAGCTTTAGCTCTTCACTTTGATCTTAGATCGGGTTTTTTCTCTGATATGATTAACGATGGAAACAGTGTTCTTCGTACCATTCACTATCCCCCACTAGATGAGTTCGCGCATCCTGACGCGATTCGGGCAGCTGAACATGAGGATATTAACTTGATTACCCTTCTCGTGGAGTCTACAGCGTCTGGTCTAGAATTGTTAACACGTGACGGAGATTGGATGCCGGTAATCGCTGAAAAGGGTCAGATTATTGTAGATGCGGGAGATATGCTGTCTCGCATTACTAATGAAGTGATCCCTTCTACAACCCACCGTGTAGTTAATCCTAAGGGGGAAAATACATCTCGTTACTCCATGCCGTTCTTCGTTCATCCATACAGTAACTATCTGTTAGAAACAATTCCTTCTTGCGTTTCAGTGGATAATCCCGAGAAGTATCCGCCTATCACCGCTGGAGGGTTTTTATATCAACGCTTGGTTGAAATTGGGCTAATTAAAGAGTAA
- a CDS encoding ABC-F family ATP-binding cassette domain-containing protein, which yields MSLLTVEDLSHSFGDRTLFKNVSFRLLAGEHVGLVGANGVGKSTLMNIVTGQIVRDDGKVEWTPKVHYGYLDQHTKLTPGKTIRDILRDAFLPLYELEKELMVISEKMGDATPEELEDLLEQMGEIQERLDASGFYLSDVKVEEMANGLGLDAIGLERDVASLSGGQRTKVLLAKLLLEKPTVLLLDEPTNYLDVEHIQWLTNYLKDYPFAFILISHDTEFMNKVVDVIYHLEFSKLTRYKANYEKFLEMADINKQQHIDAYEKQQEFIKKQEDFIQRNKARYSTSGRAKSRQKQLERIDRIDRPETAMKPTFGFKESRASGKTIFEGKDLEIGYTSALLPKMSMTIERGEKIAIIGCNGVGKSTLLKTILGKINPWKGSAYLGDFLYPVYFEQEVKAGNLTPLDDVWNEYSHLNQHEVRGALARCGLTNEHITRPLNMLSGGEQAKVRLCKLMMRDSNWLLLDEPTNHLDVVAKEELKRALKEYKGTILLVCHEPDFYEDWVTTVWNVEEWSMQNA from the coding sequence ATGAGCTTATTAACAGTTGAAGACTTAAGCCATAGCTTTGGCGATAGAACCTTGTTTAAGAATGTCTCCTTCCGCCTTTTGGCTGGGGAGCATGTTGGATTAGTAGGTGCTAATGGAGTGGGGAAATCCACCCTGATGAATATTGTTACAGGACAAATTGTCCGTGATGATGGGAAGGTTGAGTGGACACCCAAGGTCCATTATGGTTATTTAGATCAACATACCAAGCTTACTCCAGGGAAAACAATTCGGGACATCCTTAGAGATGCCTTCCTTCCCCTTTACGAGTTAGAAAAAGAATTAATGGTAATCTCCGAGAAAATGGGCGATGCCACTCCTGAAGAGTTAGAGGATCTTCTTGAGCAAATGGGAGAAATACAAGAACGTTTAGATGCAAGCGGTTTTTACTTGTCAGATGTAAAAGTGGAAGAAATGGCCAATGGTTTAGGGTTAGATGCTATCGGATTAGAACGTGACGTAGCCTCCCTTAGTGGCGGTCAGCGTACAAAGGTTCTTCTGGCTAAACTGCTTCTTGAGAAACCGACGGTCCTTCTTCTTGATGAGCCTACGAACTATTTGGATGTAGAGCATATTCAATGGCTGACTAATTATTTGAAGGACTATCCTTTCGCTTTTATTCTGATTTCCCATGATACAGAATTCATGAATAAAGTCGTAGATGTCATTTATCATCTAGAATTTTCGAAGTTAACCAGATATAAGGCCAACTACGAGAAGTTCCTAGAAATGGCCGATATTAATAAGCAACAACATATCGATGCATATGAAAAACAACAAGAGTTTATTAAAAAGCAAGAAGACTTTATTCAACGGAATAAAGCGAGATATTCTACTTCTGGTCGTGCAAAGAGTCGTCAGAAGCAGTTGGAGCGAATTGATCGAATTGATCGTCCAGAAACAGCGATGAAACCCACATTTGGGTTTAAGGAATCACGAGCGAGTGGGAAAACTATTTTTGAAGGTAAAGATTTAGAGATTGGTTACACGTCTGCTCTCCTCCCGAAGATGAGCATGACGATCGAACGTGGTGAAAAAATAGCGATTATCGGGTGTAACGGGGTAGGTAAATCCACTCTTCTAAAAACCATTCTAGGCAAGATTAATCCTTGGAAGGGATCCGCTTATTTAGGCGACTTCCTCTACCCTGTTTATTTTGAACAAGAAGTAAAGGCCGGCAATTTGACACCGCTTGACGATGTTTGGAATGAGTACTCTCACTTGAACCAACATGAGGTTCGTGGGGCTTTGGCTCGATGCGGACTGACGAATGAACATATTACTCGCCCACTGAATATGTTGAGTGGTGGTGAACAAGCCAAGGTTCGACTATGTAAGTTGATGATGAGGGACAGCAATTGGCTTTTGCTTGATGAGCCTACTAACCACCTTGATGTTGTAGCTAAAGAAGAGCTTAAGCGTGCTTTGAAGGAATATAAAGGAACTATTCTTCTGGTTTGCCATGAGCCAGACTTTTATGAAGATTGGGTAACAACTGTATGGAACGTAGAAGAATGGTCCATGCAGAATGCTTAG
- the dapD gene encoding 2,3,4,5-tetrahydropyridine-2,6-dicarboxylate N-acetyltransferase, with protein MDTKEILERIQNNNKRTLVKIYIQGKLDQVTFGPDVRVIRMGEGGMVFGDWEVLQPILANYSSVIEDYVVEGDRRNSTIDLLDIKNVDARVEPGAIIREGVTIEKDAVIMMGACINIGARIGEKALIDMNAVIGGRASIGKRCHVGAGVVIKGVISSPHASPVTIEDDVIIGPNAVIMEGIHIGTGAIIGAGCIVTKDVQAGEVIHSPIY; from the coding sequence ATGGACACGAAAGAGATATTGGAAAGAATACAGAATAATAATAAGAGAACACTGGTAAAGATCTATATTCAAGGTAAGCTGGATCAAGTGACATTCGGCCCAGATGTAAGAGTCATCCGGATGGGTGAAGGAGGGATGGTGTTTGGCGACTGGGAAGTGCTTCAACCCATACTTGCGAACTACTCCTCTGTCATTGAAGATTATGTTGTTGAGGGTGACCGAAGGAATTCGACTATCGATTTACTCGATATCAAGAATGTGGATGCAAGAGTTGAACCTGGCGCGATCATTCGTGAAGGTGTAACAATTGAGAAGGATGCGGTCATTATGATGGGGGCTTGTATTAACATTGGAGCTCGAATCGGTGAAAAAGCCCTTATTGATATGAACGCTGTTATTGGTGGTCGAGCGTCTATTGGTAAGAGGTGTCATGTAGGTGCAGGCGTTGTGATTAAAGGAGTCATCTCTTCTCCTCATGCAAGTCCGGTAACCATTGAGGATGATGTGATTATCGGCCCTAACGCAGTCATAATGGAAGGGATACATATTGGAACCGGAGCGATCATTGGGGCTGGGTGTATTGTAACGAAGGATGTACAAGCAGGTGAAGTCATCCATTCTCCCATTTATTAA
- the htpX gene encoding protease HtpX, producing MFRRIGLFLLVNMLVIITISIVTSMLGVRNYITAEGIDFTALLVFSGVVGFSGAFISLAMSRMMAKWMMKIKIIDQKNPHLTAEERFVLEEVHRLSRKAGITVMPEVGIYDSAEVNAFATGPSKNRSLVAVSSGLLQRMDKEAVIGVLAHEVAHIENGDMVTMTLVQGVINTFVVFLSRIMAYVASRFVKEELAPIVHFAAVIIFDILFSILGSIAVMAYSRYREFHADAGGAYLGGKQNMIHALKSLKNTVELVDTEQKSLAALKINGKRGLAGLFSSHPDLDERIRRLEAGR from the coding sequence ATGTTTAGGAGAATTGGATTATTTCTATTAGTGAACATGCTAGTCATCATTACGATCAGTATTGTGACTAGTATGTTGGGAGTGCGAAATTACATAACCGCTGAGGGGATTGATTTCACGGCTCTGCTTGTATTTAGCGGTGTAGTCGGTTTTAGTGGAGCGTTCATCTCACTCGCCATGTCACGAATGATGGCGAAGTGGATGATGAAGATTAAAATCATCGATCAGAAGAACCCTCACCTTACTGCAGAAGAGAGGTTTGTACTTGAGGAAGTTCATCGTCTTTCCCGTAAGGCAGGTATTACGGTAATGCCTGAAGTAGGAATCTATGACTCAGCAGAGGTGAACGCTTTTGCTACAGGGCCTTCAAAGAATCGTTCGTTAGTTGCAGTGTCTAGCGGATTGTTACAAAGAATGGATAAAGAAGCCGTTATCGGTGTACTAGCTCATGAAGTGGCGCATATCGAGAATGGCGATATGGTTACCATGACGCTTGTTCAAGGGGTCATTAACACCTTTGTTGTGTTCTTGTCTCGAATCATGGCTTATGTTGCCTCGCGTTTCGTAAAAGAAGAACTTGCCCCAATTGTTCACTTTGCCGCTGTAATTATTTTTGACATCCTTTTTTCCATACTCGGCAGTATTGCCGTCATGGCTTATTCTCGTTATCGAGAATTTCATGCCGATGCCGGTGGAGCCTACTTAGGTGGAAAGCAAAATATGATTCATGCATTAAAATCACTTAAAAACACAGTAGAACTCGTTGATACGGAACAAAAATCTCTCGCTGCCCTTAAGATCAATGGAAAACGTGGCCTTGCCGGATTGTTCTCCAGTCATCCTGACTTAGATGAACGCATTCGTCGCCTTGAGGCTGGCAGGTAA
- a CDS encoding L-threonine 3-dehydrogenase — MKKILITGALGQIGSELTCHMREIYGLEQVIATDIRKGANTAVESGPFEILDVTDAQAMYDMAKKHHVDTIIHLAALLSATAEAKPLLAWNLNMGGLVNALEVSKELGCQFFTPSSIGAFGPSTPKTKTPQNTIQRPTTMYGVNKVSGELLCDYYYQKFGVDTRGLRFPGLISYVTPPGGGTTDYAVEIYYQAIRQKAYTSYIDKGTYMDMMYMPDALQAIICLMEADPAYLKHRNAYNVSAMSIDPEAIATSIRKVIPDFELSYQVDPIRQSIAESWPDSLDCTIATEEWGFNPLYDLDRMTVEMLGKLSEKYSLVGTS; from the coding sequence ATGAAAAAAATACTGATTACCGGAGCCCTAGGTCAAATTGGATCCGAGCTCACCTGCCACATGAGAGAAATATACGGGTTAGAGCAAGTCATTGCAACAGATATCCGCAAAGGGGCAAACACGGCGGTAGAATCTGGGCCTTTCGAAATTCTCGATGTAACAGATGCTCAGGCTATGTATGATATGGCAAAAAAACATCACGTTGATACCATTATTCATTTAGCCGCTCTCCTATCCGCAACAGCTGAAGCAAAACCATTACTCGCTTGGAACCTCAATATGGGAGGGCTAGTGAATGCCTTGGAAGTGTCAAAAGAGCTAGGATGTCAGTTCTTTACCCCTAGCTCTATTGGAGCCTTCGGACCAAGCACTCCAAAAACCAAGACTCCACAAAATACAATTCAAAGGCCAACTACGATGTATGGTGTGAATAAAGTGTCAGGGGAACTACTGTGCGATTACTATTATCAGAAATTCGGCGTAGATACCAGAGGACTCCGTTTTCCTGGACTTATCTCCTATGTAACGCCTCCTGGGGGAGGGACAACGGATTATGCTGTTGAGATCTATTACCAAGCCATTCGCCAAAAGGCTTACACTTCCTATATTGATAAAGGCACTTATATGGATATGATGTATATGCCCGATGCATTACAAGCGATTATTTGCTTAATGGAAGCCGATCCTGCTTACTTAAAACACCGCAATGCTTATAATGTGTCTGCCATGAGTATTGATCCGGAGGCCATTGCGACTTCCATTCGTAAGGTTATCCCTGATTTCGAGCTATCTTATCAAGTAGATCCAATAAGACAGTCTATTGCAGAGAGTTGGCCTGATTCTCTTGATTGTACAATAGCAACGGAAGAATGGGGCTTTAACCCGCTTTACGATCTAGATCGAATGACGGTTGAGATGCTGGGAAAGTTAAGTGAAAAATACAGTTTGGTGGGAACAAGTTAA
- a CDS encoding glycine C-acetyltransferase: MSSKVLDRFLEENLGDLKRKGLYNIIDPLQSANGPMITIGGKQLINLSSNNYLGLATDPRLIEAATEATKEFGVGAGAVRTINGTLELHVKLEEKLAQFKHTEAAIAYQSGFNCNMAAISAVMDKEDAILSDELNHASIIDGCRLSRAQIIRFNHSDMDDLRAKAREAKESGKYNKVMVITDGVFSMDGDIANLPDIATIADEFDLITYVDDAHGSGVLGQGAGTVKHFGLSEKIDFQIGTLSKAIGVVGGYVAGKQELIDWLKVRSRPFLFSTSLTPGDVAASIKAIDILMSSTELHDQLWENGDYLKQGLKNMGFDIGESQTPITPCIIGDERKTQEFSKRLYDEGVYAKAIVFPTVQRGTGRVRNMPTAAHSREMLDQALSIYKLVGEEMRII, from the coding sequence ATGTCAAGCAAAGTGTTGGATCGTTTTTTAGAGGAAAATCTAGGAGATTTGAAAAGGAAGGGTCTATATAACATTATCGACCCATTACAAAGCGCTAATGGACCTATGATTACGATTGGCGGAAAACAACTAATTAATCTTTCTTCTAACAACTACTTAGGCTTAGCTACAGACCCTCGTCTCATCGAAGCAGCTACAGAAGCTACAAAAGAATTCGGTGTCGGAGCCGGTGCCGTCCGCACCATCAACGGAACTCTTGAGCTGCATGTAAAATTAGAAGAGAAGCTTGCTCAATTTAAGCATACAGAAGCCGCCATTGCCTATCAATCCGGATTTAATTGTAATATGGCTGCTATCTCCGCTGTAATGGATAAGGAAGACGCTATCTTGTCTGATGAATTAAACCACGCTTCCATTATCGATGGATGTCGATTATCTAGAGCCCAGATCATCCGCTTTAATCATTCAGACATGGATGACTTGCGAGCAAAAGCGAGAGAAGCTAAGGAATCGGGCAAATACAATAAAGTAATGGTCATAACCGATGGGGTATTCTCTATGGATGGGGATATCGCTAATCTTCCAGACATTGCTACCATTGCAGACGAATTCGATTTGATTACCTATGTTGACGATGCACACGGATCAGGCGTATTAGGTCAGGGAGCCGGAACCGTAAAGCATTTTGGATTATCAGAAAAAATTGACTTTCAGATCGGGACTCTGTCGAAGGCCATCGGCGTCGTAGGAGGCTACGTGGCTGGGAAGCAGGAATTAATTGACTGGCTTAAGGTAAGAAGCCGTCCATTCCTTTTTTCTACTTCCCTGACTCCTGGAGATGTTGCTGCCAGTATTAAAGCGATCGATATTCTCATGAGCAGCACAGAACTACATGATCAATTGTGGGAGAACGGCGACTATCTAAAACAAGGTTTAAAAAATATGGGGTTCGATATTGGAGAAAGCCAGACACCTATTACCCCATGCATCATTGGCGATGAACGGAAGACTCAAGAATTCAGCAAGAGATTGTATGATGAGGGTGTCTATGCCAAGGCGATCGTATTCCCAACTGTCCAACGCGGAACAGGAAGAGTGAGAAATATGCCAACTGCTGCCCACTCAAGAGAAATGCTAGATCAAGCATTGTCCATCTATAAGTTGGTTGGAGAGGAAATGAGAATCATTTAA